In the Juglans microcarpa x Juglans regia isolate MS1-56 chromosome 6D, Jm3101_v1.0, whole genome shotgun sequence genome, one interval contains:
- the LOC121236122 gene encoding (-)-germacrene D synthase-like isoform X1: MSIPVSGADLSQNSKPNVVRRTANFAPSVWGDRFINYTSDDEETHARRVREVEELIKEVRRELLASACQPSQQLNLIDALQRLGVAYHLDREIQEALEHMHAGYHDNKADSSGDEDHDLYNVALRFRLLRQQGLRVSCDVFNKFKDEKDNFKESLSTNIPGILALYEATHLRVHGEDILDEALAFTTTQLKSAASHLSNPLAAKVNHALKQPLHKGIPRLEARHFISVYQDDTSHKKAFLKLAILDFNLVQSLHKQELTEITRWWKDLDFATKLPFARDRVVECFLWILAVYFEPQHSPERKILTKIIAMASTIDDIYDAYGTLEELEIFTETIERWEISTIDQLPQYMQICYRALLDIFEEIEQELAKQGRPHLVIYAKKAMKILVRAYFNEAKSFNLKQIPTMEEYMEVAIPSSGYPMLIAVSFVFMGEIVTKETFEWIFSNPKVITASAVIARLMDDSGSHKFEQERGHAASAVECYMNQYGVSETQLAYEELNRQVSNAWKDINEEFTRPNAMPMPLLMCVLNFSRAIDVIYKNGDGYTRVGKEMADNVAAVLIDPVPIIVL; the protein is encoded by the exons ATGTCCATCCCAGTCTCAGGAGCTGATCTTTCTCAAAACAGCAAACCCAATGTTGTGCGGAGGACTGCAAATTTTGCCCCCAGCGTTTGGGGTGACCGTTTCATCAACTACACCTCCGATGACgag GAAACCCATGCTCGTAGAGTACGTGAAGTTGAAGAACTGATCAAAGAAGTGAGAAGGGAACTGTTAGCCTCCGCGTGCCAGCCTTCGCAACAGCTGAACCTAATTGATGCGCTTCAGCGCCTTGGCGTGGCGTATCACTTAGATAGAGAGATCCAAGAAGCGCTAGAACATATGCATGCTGGCTATCATGACAATAAGGCTGATagtagtggagatgaagatcacGATCTGTATAATGTCGCCCTTCGCTTTCGACTACTACGTCAACAAGGACTTCGCGTTTCATGTG ATGTGTTTAACAAgtttaaagatgaaaaggatAACTTCAAGGAAAGTTTGAGCACCAACATTCCGGGCATCCTAGCCTTGTATGAAGCTACGCATCTTAGGGTGCACGGAGAAGACATCCTTGATGAGGCCCTTGCTTTCACCACCACTCAACTCAAGTCCGCTGCATCCCATTTAAGCAATCCATTAGCAGCGAAAGTTAATCATGCCCTAAAGCAACCCCTGCACAAGGGCATACCAAGGCTTGAGGCAAGACACTTCATTTCTGTCTACCAAGATGACACTTCACACAAAAAAGCTTTCCTGAAGCTTGCAATACTAGATTTCAATTTGGTGCAGTCGTTGCACAAACAGGAACTTACTGAAATCACCAG GTGGTGGAAAGATTTAGACTTTGCAACGAAACTACCTTTTGCAAGAGACAGGGTTGTGGAGtgttttttatggattttggcTGTCTATTTTGAGCCCCAGCACTCGCctgaaagaaaaatactaacgAAAATTATTGCCATGGCATCCACCATAGATGATATTTATGATGCATATGGCACTCTTGAAGAACTCGAGATCTTTACAGAAACGATTGAGAG GTGGGAAATTAGCACAATAGATCAACTTCCACAGTACATGCAAATATGTTATAGGGCACTCTTGGACATTTTCGAAGAAATTGAGCAGGAGCTGGCAAAACAAGGAAGACCACATCTTGTAATCTATGCAAAAAAAGCT ATGAAAATATTAGTCCGGGCCTACTTCAACGAAGCCAAATCTTTCAACCTGAAACAAATCCCAACgatggaagagtatatggaagTCGCAATACCAAGCTCCGGTTACCCAATGCTCATAGccgtctcatttgttttcatggGTGAAATAGTTACCAAGGAGACCTTTGAATGGATCTTCAGCAACCCAAAGGTTATAACAGCATCAGCAGTAATTGCTAGGCTCATGGATGACAGTGGGTCACATAAg TTTGAGCAAGAGAGAGGGCATGCTGCCTCGGCAGTTGAATGCTACATGAACCAATATGGGGTCTCTGAAACACAACTGGCATATGAAGAACTCAACAGGCAAGTTTCTAATGCATGGAAAGACATCAATGAGGAATTTACCAGGCCTAATGCTATGCCAATGCCTCTCCTTAtgtgtgttttaaatttttcacgAGCAATAGATGTCATCTACAAGAACGGGGATGGATATACCCGTGTGGGGAAAGAGATGGCAGATAACGTTGCAGCAGTGCTCATAGATCCGGTGCCAATAATAGTACTATGA
- the LOC121236122 gene encoding (-)-germacrene D synthase-like isoform X2, with product MHAGYHDNKADSSGDEDHDLYNVALRFRLLRQQGLRVSCDVFNKFKDEKDNFKESLSTNIPGILALYEATHLRVHGEDILDEALAFTTTQLKSAASHLSNPLAAKVNHALKQPLHKGIPRLEARHFISVYQDDTSHKKAFLKLAILDFNLVQSLHKQELTEITRWWKDLDFATKLPFARDRVVECFLWILAVYFEPQHSPERKILTKIIAMASTIDDIYDAYGTLEELEIFTETIERWEISTIDQLPQYMQICYRALLDIFEEIEQELAKQGRPHLVIYAKKAMKILVRAYFNEAKSFNLKQIPTMEEYMEVAIPSSGYPMLIAVSFVFMGEIVTKETFEWIFSNPKVITASAVIARLMDDSGSHKFEQERGHAASAVECYMNQYGVSETQLAYEELNRQVSNAWKDINEEFTRPNAMPMPLLMCVLNFSRAIDVIYKNGDGYTRVGKEMADNVAAVLIDPVPIIVL from the exons ATGCATGCTGGCTATCATGACAATAAGGCTGATagtagtggagatgaagatcacGATCTGTATAATGTCGCCCTTCGCTTTCGACTACTACGTCAACAAGGACTTCGCGTTTCATGTG ATGTGTTTAACAAgtttaaagatgaaaaggatAACTTCAAGGAAAGTTTGAGCACCAACATTCCGGGCATCCTAGCCTTGTATGAAGCTACGCATCTTAGGGTGCACGGAGAAGACATCCTTGATGAGGCCCTTGCTTTCACCACCACTCAACTCAAGTCCGCTGCATCCCATTTAAGCAATCCATTAGCAGCGAAAGTTAATCATGCCCTAAAGCAACCCCTGCACAAGGGCATACCAAGGCTTGAGGCAAGACACTTCATTTCTGTCTACCAAGATGACACTTCACACAAAAAAGCTTTCCTGAAGCTTGCAATACTAGATTTCAATTTGGTGCAGTCGTTGCACAAACAGGAACTTACTGAAATCACCAG GTGGTGGAAAGATTTAGACTTTGCAACGAAACTACCTTTTGCAAGAGACAGGGTTGTGGAGtgttttttatggattttggcTGTCTATTTTGAGCCCCAGCACTCGCctgaaagaaaaatactaacgAAAATTATTGCCATGGCATCCACCATAGATGATATTTATGATGCATATGGCACTCTTGAAGAACTCGAGATCTTTACAGAAACGATTGAGAG GTGGGAAATTAGCACAATAGATCAACTTCCACAGTACATGCAAATATGTTATAGGGCACTCTTGGACATTTTCGAAGAAATTGAGCAGGAGCTGGCAAAACAAGGAAGACCACATCTTGTAATCTATGCAAAAAAAGCT ATGAAAATATTAGTCCGGGCCTACTTCAACGAAGCCAAATCTTTCAACCTGAAACAAATCCCAACgatggaagagtatatggaagTCGCAATACCAAGCTCCGGTTACCCAATGCTCATAGccgtctcatttgttttcatggGTGAAATAGTTACCAAGGAGACCTTTGAATGGATCTTCAGCAACCCAAAGGTTATAACAGCATCAGCAGTAATTGCTAGGCTCATGGATGACAGTGGGTCACATAAg TTTGAGCAAGAGAGAGGGCATGCTGCCTCGGCAGTTGAATGCTACATGAACCAATATGGGGTCTCTGAAACACAACTGGCATATGAAGAACTCAACAGGCAAGTTTCTAATGCATGGAAAGACATCAATGAGGAATTTACCAGGCCTAATGCTATGCCAATGCCTCTCCTTAtgtgtgttttaaatttttcacgAGCAATAGATGTCATCTACAAGAACGGGGATGGATATACCCGTGTGGGGAAAGAGATGGCAGATAACGTTGCAGCAGTGCTCATAGATCCGGTGCCAATAATAGTACTATGA
- the LOC121236124 gene encoding (-)-germacrene D synthase-like has product MSVPSSVALSQNAESDAIRRTANFEPSIWGDRFINNIPEDQFTHVSNVREVEELIEEVRRELLASADQPSKQLNIIDVLQRLGVAYHFERDIEEALERIYASSGASDDDNDLYNVSLHFRLLRQQGFRVSCDVFNKFKDEKSQFKESLSANIPGLLAFYEATHLRVHGEEILDAALSFTTTQLESAKSNLSNPLAAQVTHALKQSLHKGIPRLESRGFISLYQDDTSHNKAFLKLSILDFNLVQTLHKQELRHIARWWKDLDFATKLPFARDRVVECFFWIVAVYYEPQYSLARKILTKVIALTSIIDDIYDVYGTLEEIEIFTEAIERWNIRSMSTLPKYMQICYKALLDVFEEIEQELAKQGRSYLLSHAKEAMKILVRAYFDEAKSFHAKHIPTLEEYMRVALVTSGYPMLTVMSFLGMGDIAVTEETLVWAFRDPKIITASSVIGRLSDDIKSHKFEQERGHAASAVECYMKKYGVSEEVAYDELSRQVSDAWKDINEDCLRPTAVPMAILTRVLNLSRAIDVIYKDGDGYTHVGKEMKAKIESLLLYPVPI; this is encoded by the exons ATGTCTGTCCCATCCTCGGTTGCTCTCTCacaaaatgcagaatcagatGCCATTCGCCGGACTGCAAATTTTGAACCAAGCATTTGGGGTGACCGTTTCATCAATAACATTCCCGAAGACCag TTTACCCATGTTTCTAATGTACGCGAAGTCGAAGAATTGATAGAAGAGGTGAGAAGGGAGTTGTTAGCCTCTGCAGATCAACCTTCCAAGCAGCTGAACATCATTGATGTACTTCAGCGCTTAGGGGTGGCGTACCACTTCGAAAGGGACATCGAAGAAGCACTAGAACGTATTTATGCCTCTTCGGGTGCTAGTGATGATGACAATGATCTTTACAATGTTTCCCTTCATTTTCGACTACTACGTCAACAAGGATTTCGTGTTTCATGTG ATGTGTTTAACAAGTTCAAAGATGAAAAGAGTCAATTCAAGGAAAGCTTGAGCGCCAACATTCCAGGCTTGCTAGCCTTTTATGAAGCCACACATCTTAGGGTGCATGGAGAAGAGATCCTTGATGCGGCTCTTAGTTTCACCACCACTCAACTTGAGTCCGCGAAATCCAATTTGAGCAATCCTTTAGCAGCACAGGTAACTCATGCACTAAAGCAATCCCTGCACAAGGGCATTCCAAGGCTAGAGTCCAGGGGTTTCATTTCGCTCTACCAAGACGACACTTCCCATAACAAAGCTTTTCTAAAGCTTTCGATATTAGATTTCAATCTTGTGCAGACATTACACAAGCAGGAACTTCGTCATATCGCCAG GTGGTGGAAAGATTTAGATTTTGCAACGAAACTACCTTTTGCAAGAGACAGAGTTGTTGAGTGCTTCTTTTGGATTGTGGCAGTCTATTATGAGCCCCAGTACTCGCTTGCAAGAAAAATACTAACCAAAGTTATTGCTCTGACATCCATCATAGATGATATCTATGATGTATATGGCACACTCGAAGAGATCGAGATCTTTACCGAAGCAATTGAAAG GTGGAATATTAGGAGCATGAGTACGTTACCAAAATACATGCAAATATGTTATAAGGCACTCTTGGACGTTTTCGAAGAAATTGAGCAGGAGCTGgcaaaacaaggaagatcataCCTTCTTTCTCATGCAAAAGAAGCC ATGAAAATTCTGGTCCGGGCATATTTCGATGAAGCCAAATCTTTTCATGCAAAGCACATCCCAACGCTGGAGGAATATATGCGAGTCGCACTAGTAACCTCTGGCTATCCCATGCTCACAGTCATGTCATTTCTTGGCATGGGTGACATAGCTGTTACTGAGGAGACCCTTGTGTGGGCCTTTAGGGACCCTAAAATTATTACAGCTTCGTCAGTAATTGGTAGGCTCTCGGATGACATCAAGTCGCATAAG TTTGAACAAGAGAGAGGGCATGCTGCCTCGGCCGTTGAATGCTATATGAAGAAGTATGGTGTATCAGAAGAAGTGGCATATGATGAACTCAGCAGGCAAGTTTCTGATGCATGGAAGGATATCAATGAGGATTGTTTGAGGCCTACTGCTGTACCGATGGCTATCCTTACGCGTGTTCTCAACCTTTCTCGAGCAATAGATGTCATATACAAGGACGGAGATGGATACACCCATGTGGGAAAAGAGATGAAAGCTAAGATCGAATCACTCCTCCTATATCCAGTGCCAATATGA